A window of Sediminitomix flava genomic DNA:
GGTCGATCAGCTGTAAGAACGATCAAAGGGATTTGTTGATAGTAAGCTTCAATTATTGCAGGATAATAGTTGGCAGCTGCAGTTCCAGAAGTACAAATTAGTACAACAGGTTTTCCTGACTGCTGAGCCATTCCCATTCCTATAAATGCAGCAGAACGTTCGTCAGAAATAGAAATTGTTTCAATGTCTTTGTGACGAGCAAAGGCTAAAGTAAGAGGTGCACACCTTGAGCCAGGAGAAAGTACAGCTTTTTCCACACCTAAGGCAGCACAAATATTTGTGATCCCAACAATGGGATTTAATCTATATGTTGAACTATTCATGAGGTCAAATTTGTCGGTAAAAATAGTAAAGTTCTAAGTCAATCAGTGACTAAAGAAGGGATTTTTCAACGAAAATGAATGATGTAAAGCTATCATCATTTAGATTCTTGGAATAAACTGAATAAGATGAAAAATCTATTGTTTTTACACCTCTTGATCTTCTTAGGGAGTTGTATTCAATTGGAAGAAAAAGAATTTAAATTGGAATATGCATGTGAGTCATGTAAAGAAACGCTAGAACATAAGCTTCTTAGTGAATTGAAAGGTGTGCATTATTCTAAGCTGAATAGAGATTCTGGGATTTTACGTCTTAAAGTAGATCCCAAAGAGTTTGATTTAGAATGCCTCTTTCATTTTTTGGAAGAAGAAGGTTTTTCGAGAGAAAATGAAAAGCCACTCTGTTGTTTGAATGAAGAGACCGAACTAGATGCAGTTGGAGAATTGAGTAGTAATTAATAAAAAAGGCAGCTAAAGAGCTGCCTGTATATATTATTTTAAATTATCTTCTTTTTCCTCTTCCTCTTGAAGAGCTAGAACGAGAACTACCTCCACCTTTTGAAGAAGTTTTCTTCTTTTTAGATACATAAACAGAACTTCCTTTTGAAGATTGTCCTGCATTACGTCTCGCATTTCTTTGTTTCTTTTCCTGCTTCTTAACGTTTTTATCTTTCTTTTCGTGGAAAGCTCCTTTGTAGTTCGGGTCTTCCTTACGTTTCTGACGGTCAATTTCCATTGCCATTTCCTGATGCTCCGCAAAAGGGGTTTCTTCAATCAGAACTTCAGCTGGAATATCTTTAACAGGAATTTCAAGACTAATTAATTCTTGAATTTTCTTTAAGTGATACTTTTCAGCAGGGTTACAGAACGTAAAAGCCGTACCTTCCGTATTCGCTCTTCCTGTTCGTCCAACTCGGTGTACATACTCTTCATAAAGTACAGGTATGTCAAAGTTGATCACATGAGATACTGCACTTACATCAATACCTCTTGCAGCTACATCAGTAGATACCAGAATATCAACTTCGTCATCTCTAAAGGCTTGAATCGTATTTATACGAGTATTTTGTCCTTTGTTCGCATGTAAAACTCTAATGTTTGCATCCTTAACCTTTCTTTCCAAGTACTTGAAAATACTATCAGCTGTTTGGCGTTTTCGAGCAAAAACAATTACTTTTTTGAATGTTTCACGATCGCTCAAAAAGTGTTCAAGGAGGTTGATCTTAGATTTAATGTTTGGAACATAAAATAAAGACTGGTCAACCATCTCAGCAGTTGTAGCTTGAGGAGTTACCTCAACTGTTTCTGGAAACTCAAGGAATTCTTCACTTAGTTTCACAACTGTTTGAGGCATTGTAGCTGAGAAAAGAAGGTTCTGACGTTTTTTACTAGGTAAAATTTCTAGCATTTGACGGATTTGAGGCATAAAACCCATATCCATCATACGGTCAGCTTCATCCAAGACCATCGTATTGATTTCTTTCAAGTACAGTTCTCCTGTAGCGTATAAATCCATTACACGCCCTGGTGTACCAATCAGAATATCTACACCTTCTTTGATATCTTCTAACTGCTTTTTGATACCTATACCACCGAAAGCAACTTTGATTCTTAAGTCAGTATACTTTCCTAGGTTTGTTGCATTTTCTTTAATCTGAATGGCAAGCTCTCGGGTAGGAGCAAGAATCAAAGCTCTAGGATTATTACCCTGAGCGTATTTGATCTTCATTAGAATAGGAAGAACAAATGCGGCTGTTTTTCCTGTACCAGTTTGAGCAATACCGAATAAGTCATGACCAGCTAGAGCCAATGGGATAGCTTTTTCTTGAATTGGACTAGGAGCCGTAAAGCCTAAGTCATCAATAGCATTAAGAAGTTGTCGGTTCAGTTTGAATTGCTCAAATCCGTTGGTATTTGTTGATTGCTCCATTCAGAAATACAAATATTATTGGTAGAATTCTTTAGTTTCTTTTGACAAGAAGATCGCAAAGGTAGTGTTTTTGAACTAAACAATCTGAATTAGTAAGAAAATGTTAGGGAGTAATCACCCATTGCTCGGATGTTGATGTTTGGTTTTTGAATGTTTTTCTAAGACCTGTGGGGGTTGTGTCGAAGGTATTCCGAGTTGAAGTATCTACAAGTCTTACTTCTTTTGACTGACCAGAAATAAAACCTTCAATTTCTACAATAGATAGCCCATCTAGTAAGCCGTGATTCTTGAATTGGTTTTTGTCTTTGTCTTCAATGTAAACGTTGTAAATATTTGTAGACTGATTTACAATTTTGAGGTTGTAAAAGACCGGAGATTCATCAAAGGCATGATTGCAAGAACTTCCGATAATCAACAGCCCAATACATAAAAAGCATAAAATAAAGCTGTTATTCTTCATGGTTAGTTTAGTTTTCAGAAAGAACAACAGCTTTATTTTTCTTGGTTCCTAGCCTTATGAAAGCTCTTGTAAAGTTTCAATAAGGGCTATATTTTCTTCACGAGTACCTGCTGTAATACGCAAACAGCCTTCGCACTGAGC
This region includes:
- a CDS encoding DEAD/DEAH box helicase; the encoded protein is MEQSTNTNGFEQFKLNRQLLNAIDDLGFTAPSPIQEKAIPLALAGHDLFGIAQTGTGKTAAFVLPILMKIKYAQGNNPRALILAPTRELAIQIKENATNLGKYTDLRIKVAFGGIGIKKQLEDIKEGVDILIGTPGRVMDLYATGELYLKEINTMVLDEADRMMDMGFMPQIRQMLEILPSKKRQNLLFSATMPQTVVKLSEEFLEFPETVEVTPQATTAEMVDQSLFYVPNIKSKINLLEHFLSDRETFKKVIVFARKRQTADSIFKYLERKVKDANIRVLHANKGQNTRINTIQAFRDDEVDILVSTDVAARGIDVSAVSHVINFDIPVLYEEYVHRVGRTGRANTEGTAFTFCNPAEKYHLKKIQELISLEIPVKDIPAEVLIEETPFAEHQEMAMEIDRQKRKEDPNYKGAFHEKKDKNVKKQEKKQRNARRNAGQSSKGSSVYVSKKKKTSSKGGGSSRSSSSRGRGKRR